In Dermacentor silvarum isolate Dsil-2018 chromosome 2, BIME_Dsil_1.4, whole genome shotgun sequence, the following proteins share a genomic window:
- the LOC119442055 gene encoding dynein light chain LC6, flagellar outer arm, giving the protein MAAATASAPPPAGAESKDAAMDVEVHYGDLPQDMINELRDVASKAMKDSKDWADIATTIKTAFETKYGPTWFCVVGKDFGITGTCEMNRGGFVSISGVAVGVFKFK; this is encoded by the coding sequence ATGGCTGCGGCGACCGCTAGTGCACCCCCGCCGGCTGGCGCGGAATCCAAGGATGCCGCCATGGACGTCGAGGTCCACTACGGGGACCTGCCGCAGGATATGATCAACGAACTTCGTGACGTGGCCTCCAAGGCCATGAAGGATTCGAAGGACTGGGCCGACATCGCCACTACCATCAAGACTGCCTTCGAGACCAAATACGGCCCCACGTGGTTCTGCGTCGTGGGCAAGGACTTTGGCATCACGGGAACCTGCGAGATGAACCGTGGAGGCTTCGTCTCCATATCCGGGGTTGCCGTCGGAGTCTTCAAGTTCAAGTAA